One window of the Ananas comosus cultivar F153 linkage group 21, ASM154086v1, whole genome shotgun sequence genome contains the following:
- the LOC109726316 gene encoding LOW QUALITY PROTEIN: WD repeat-containing protein LWD1 (The sequence of the model RefSeq protein was modified relative to this genomic sequence to represent the inferred CDS: substituted 1 base at 1 genomic stop codon) produces the protein MGGGERERERERDGGEEEQQKRSEIYTYEAGWHIYAMNWSVRRDKRYRLSIASLLEQYSNRVEIVQLDDATGDIRADPALAFDHPYPPTKSMFVPDRDCLRPDLLATSADFLRIWQIHDDDDDGPGPDPDPDHDDDGDGDDDDNNNNNNNNAGGGEGFGGGGELRAVLNGNRNSEFCGPLTSFDXTRRSRGVGTRSIDTTCTIWDIEREAVDTQLIAHDKEVYDIAWGGVGVFASVSADGSVRVFDLRDKEHSTIIYESADPAPPDAPLVRLGWNKQDPRYMATVIMDSPKVVVLDIRFPTLPVVELHRHQAAVNAIAWAPHSSCHICTAGDDAQALIWDLSSMGTHHHHHPKQQHHHHPQTSEGGGGGGGLDPILAYTAGAEIEQLQWSSTQPDWVAIAFANKLQILRV, from the exons ATGGGAGGAggcgagagggagagggagagggagagggatgggGGTGAGGAGGAGCAGCAGAAGCGGTCGGAGATCTACACGTACGAGGCCGGGTGGCACATCTACGCGATGAACTGGAGCGTGCGGCGGGACAAGCGGTACCGGCTGTCGATCGCCAGCCTTCTGGAGCAGTACTCGAACCGCGTGGAGATCGTGCAGCTGGACGACGCCACCGGCGACATCCGCGCCGACCCCGCCCTCGCCTTCGACCACCCCTACCCCCCCACCAAGTCCATGTTCGTCCCCGACCGCGACTGCctccgccccgacctcctcgcCACCTCCGCCGACTTCCTCCGCATCTGGCAGAtccacgacgacgacgacgacggccctggccccgaccccgaccccgaTCATGACGACGACGGAGAcggagacgacgacgacaacaacaacaacaacaacaacaacgcc GGAGGGGGGGAGGGGTTCGGGGGCGGCGGTGAGCTGCGGGCGGTGCTGAACGGGAACCGGAACTCGGAGTTCTGCGGGCCGCTGACGTCGTTCGACTGAACGAGGCGGAGCCGCGGCGTGGGGACTCGTTCGATCGACACGACGTGCACGATCTGGGACATCGAGCGGGAGGCGGTGGACACGCAGCTGATCGCGCACGACAAGGAGGTGTACGACATCGCGTGGGGCGGCGTGGGCGTGTTCGCGTCCGTGTCGGCCGACGGGTCCGTGCGCGTGTTCGACCTGCGCGACAAGGAGCACTCCACCATCATCTACGAGTCCGCCGACCCCGCACCCCCCGACGCCCCGCTGGTGCGCCTCGGCTGGAACAAGCAGGACCCGCGCTACATGGCCACCGTCATCATGGACAGCCCCAAGGTCGTCGTCCTCGACATCCGCTTCCCCACCCTCCCCGTCGTCGAGCTCCACCGCCACCAGGCCGCCGTCAACGCCATCGCCTGGGCCCCCCACAGCTCCTGCCACATCTGCaccgccggcgacgacgcccaGGCCCTCATCTGGGACCTCTCCTCCATGGgcacccaccaccaccaccacccgaAGCAgcagcaccaccaccaccctcaGACCAGtgagggcggcggcggtggcggcggcctCGACCCCATCCTCGCCTACACGGCCGGGGCCGAGATCGAGCAGCTCCAGTGGTCCTCCACCCAGCCCGACTGGGTCGCCATCGCCTTCGCCAACAAGCTCCAGATCCTCCGCGTCTGA